In one Pseudarthrobacter sp. NBSH8 genomic region, the following are encoded:
- a CDS encoding HPF/RaiA family ribosome-associated protein — MQIQVSTNSSVEGSEQLTSEIESTVSSRLSRFADQITRVEVHLVDENADKSGGGDKRCTIEARVAGQQPVAVSHNAGSLEEAFAGAANKLSSLLNSKMGKLDRRKGNQPMGGPGAS; from the coding sequence GTGCAAATTCAGGTCAGCACAAACAGTAGCGTCGAGGGCAGCGAACAATTAACCAGCGAGATCGAATCCACTGTCAGTAGCAGGCTGTCGCGATTCGCCGATCAGATCACCCGGGTTGAGGTACATCTGGTCGATGAAAACGCGGACAAATCCGGTGGTGGGGACAAACGCTGCACTATCGAGGCGCGGGTAGCCGGACAACAACCGGTGGCTGTCTCACACAACGCAGGCTCATTGGAGGAAGCCTTCGCGGGAGCAGCAAACAAACTCTCCAGCCTGCTCAACAGCAAGATGGGCAAACTCGATAGACGCAAAGGAAACCAGCCGATGGGAGGGCCTGGAGCCTCCTAA
- a CDS encoding Asp23/Gls24 family envelope stress response protein, translated as MSAPTGGTGCGRSIETLASYLDTGTSPDAAHISSCPQCQAGLAALRQLNSLTGELLAHDLSMAAAPEQTWLREILANLGLETRAGRAIPIRAEDHSDELSQTEGSVIALIRNVGDTIRGATIGRCRLRGDITVAGAPVDLDVRVSAFYGYRLPAMAERLRNEIGTALATHTELNLHTINITITDLRTLPGHPEEANP; from the coding sequence ATGAGTGCCCCCACCGGCGGTACCGGCTGCGGACGCAGCATCGAAACGCTCGCCAGCTACCTCGACACCGGTACCTCCCCCGACGCAGCGCACATCTCCTCCTGCCCCCAATGCCAGGCCGGACTGGCCGCCCTGCGTCAGCTCAACAGCCTCACCGGCGAACTCCTGGCCCACGACCTCAGCATGGCTGCGGCGCCGGAACAGACCTGGCTGCGGGAGATCCTGGCCAACCTGGGCCTTGAGACCCGGGCCGGGCGGGCCATACCGATCAGGGCGGAAGACCACAGCGACGAACTCTCCCAGACCGAAGGATCGGTCATAGCCCTCATCCGCAACGTCGGAGACACCATCCGCGGGGCAACCATCGGTAGATGCCGCCTACGCGGGGACATCACCGTAGCCGGCGCGCCCGTGGACCTGGACGTCCGGGTCTCCGCCTTCTACGGCTACCGGCTACCCGCCATGGCAGAGCGGCTCCGCAATGAAATCGGCACCGCCCTTGCCACCCACACCGAACTGAACCTGCACACCATCAACATCACCATCACGGACCTGCGCACGCTTCCAGGCCACCCGGAAGAAGCAAACCCATGA
- a CDS encoding RNA polymerase sigma factor, with product MSDPVGGKSRLCHVPDELLAERAGDGDVVAFEVLAARHAPAMRAYARRLTGSLADADDVVQEALLQAWKHLDTLHDKAAVRAWLLRITGTRGIDTLRRRKYHPPGTALIDTPDPAPGPEGAAELNSEVAAISLALAVLPEEQRRCWAMKEIGGMSYEEIAHALNITPTSVRGRLARARAALLKTMEDWK from the coding sequence ATGAGTGATCCTGTTGGTGGAAAGAGCCGGCTGTGCCACGTCCCGGATGAATTGCTGGCTGAACGTGCCGGCGACGGGGACGTGGTGGCCTTTGAAGTGCTGGCAGCCCGGCATGCCCCGGCGATGCGTGCCTACGCCCGCAGGCTCACCGGCTCCCTGGCCGACGCCGACGACGTCGTCCAGGAAGCCTTACTCCAGGCATGGAAACACCTCGACACCCTCCACGACAAAGCCGCCGTGCGGGCCTGGCTCCTGCGCATCACCGGAACCCGCGGCATCGATACTCTCCGGCGCCGCAAATACCACCCACCCGGCACGGCCCTGATCGACACCCCCGATCCGGCACCCGGTCCGGAAGGGGCAGCCGAGCTGAACTCCGAAGTCGCCGCGATCTCCCTGGCCCTGGCTGTTTTGCCCGAAGAGCAGCGCCGGTGCTGGGCCATGAAAGAGATCGGCGGAATGTCCTATGAGGAGATAGCCCACGCATTGAACATCACCCCCACCAGCGTCCGGGGCAGACTTGCCCGGGCCAGAGCCGCGTTGCTAAAGACCATGGAGGACTGGAAATGA